The following coding sequences lie in one Pseudomonadota bacterium genomic window:
- a CDS encoding DUF3592 domain-containing protein, producing MRSILIIIGIILILIGGRDAFKLYSFINKAESVEALVMVIEELRGSPKPRQRTPLHVEYRLKNGSQYRSITHLPLLQRIEQGDTIKLWVDPLNPQDVRLPLLSEHLARPLTLIVIGLVLMIGAGFYSSKSPPSSPISSKAPAESSST from the coding sequence ATGCGCAGCATACTTATTATTATCGGGATCATACTTATCCTTATCGGTGGACGCGACGCCTTTAAGCTCTATAGCTTTATAAATAAAGCCGAGTCCGTAGAGGCATTGGTGATGGTAATAGAAGAGCTACGTGGCTCACCCAAGCCCCGACAACGAACACCGCTACACGTTGAGTACAGATTAAAGAACGGCTCTCAATACCGATCGATCACCCACCTCCCACTTCTACAGAGGATAGAGCAGGGTGATACCATTAAGCTGTGGGTAGACCCCCTCAATCCACAGGACGTACGACTGCCACTACTCTCTGAGCACCTAGCGCGACCGCTAACGCTGATAGTGATAGGGCTTGTGCTAATGATAGGAGCAGGCTTCTACTCCTCGAAATCACCACCATCATCACCCATATCATCCAAAGCTCCGGCGGAGTCCTCCTCTACGTGA
- a CDS encoding adenylate/guanylate cyclase domain-containing protein encodes MKFWIRSVIAISVGIVTMLVASVTTLVDDIEYRVSDLWLQIRGADAPPPGVVVIAIDEASYRELNVPYGPPWPRGLHAKLLHKLHELGAKRVVFDVLFVGPGADPQSDQELAEALALLPSVIGVEASMRYIQKQGGGYMIEDLEQPFEPFRKAAKEALIGLRERQGVIRSFPLARSDQERKFPFLAYAGAGLFNSNAVGLPGPYDLIRYYGPGRTLSIFSYWELLSADADLSKEIFKDSVVFVGLLMRSDTGGSQKDSYVSPYGPPLVFGLEVHATIAANLINGSWIQRPPPIVERLLGALLAVGATFLSLSVSPVVFGSMVGGLIVLWSVAAFIAIQSGFFLAGAPIVLIELPVILLCSALYSYLSARRSAESLRSAFSLYVSPDMVPKLQSEGGALKLGGEKLWITALFTDIADFTTISEGMPAEKTSEMLNAYFTEVVEVVFKNQGTLLKFIGDAIFAIWGAPIKLPNHAELAIKAAISIQKELAKFNATQRFPALLTRIGIHTGPMLVGNLGSQKRFDYTAIGDSVNLASRVEGLNKYFGTSILLTDATIKDAGGFAGAVPIATVRVKGRTEPVRLFTVFDPPLEPGVIADWNGALALFSAAKFPECCELFAKIALQDGRLAKTLSLYKGESEELRSVNLPQGWAGELDFEVK; translated from the coding sequence ATGAAGTTTTGGATCCGTTCTGTTATCGCCATCTCCGTTGGTATCGTCACGATGCTCGTTGCGTCCGTTACGACCCTGGTCGATGACATAGAATATCGGGTCTCGGATCTTTGGCTTCAGATACGGGGAGCAGATGCCCCACCACCAGGGGTCGTAGTCATCGCTATCGATGAGGCCAGCTATCGGGAGCTAAACGTTCCATACGGCCCACCGTGGCCGCGTGGGTTGCACGCTAAATTGCTACATAAACTACATGAGCTTGGTGCCAAGAGGGTAGTGTTCGACGTGCTCTTTGTTGGCCCAGGGGCAGATCCACAAAGCGATCAGGAGCTAGCGGAGGCATTGGCTCTACTACCCTCCGTAATCGGTGTTGAAGCGAGTATGCGCTACATCCAGAAGCAGGGTGGCGGATATATGATAGAGGATCTTGAGCAGCCGTTTGAGCCCTTTCGAAAGGCAGCCAAGGAGGCTCTGATCGGGCTACGGGAGCGCCAGGGAGTTATCAGAAGCTTTCCCCTAGCACGCTCAGACCAGGAGCGTAAGTTCCCCTTCCTTGCCTACGCCGGAGCTGGACTATTTAACTCTAATGCAGTGGGGCTTCCGGGGCCCTACGATCTGATCCGTTACTACGGCCCGGGTCGAACGTTGTCTATATTTTCCTATTGGGAGCTGTTGAGCGCGGACGCCGATCTCTCTAAGGAGATCTTTAAGGATTCAGTGGTTTTCGTTGGGCTCTTAATGCGCTCCGATACCGGCGGCTCTCAGAAGGATAGCTACGTCTCACCCTACGGCCCCCCGCTAGTCTTTGGCCTTGAGGTGCATGCCACGATAGCTGCCAACCTTATAAATGGCTCGTGGATACAAAGACCCCCTCCGATAGTAGAGCGGCTCCTAGGGGCGCTACTGGCAGTAGGCGCTACCTTTTTATCATTATCGGTCTCGCCTGTTGTGTTTGGCTCAATGGTTGGGGGGCTAATAGTGCTCTGGAGCGTAGCAGCTTTTATTGCTATCCAGTCTGGATTCTTCCTTGCCGGTGCACCGATAGTGCTGATTGAACTCCCTGTTATCCTGCTCTGTAGCGCTCTTTATTCCTACCTCTCTGCGCGTAGATCAGCAGAGAGCCTGCGCTCCGCCTTTTCGCTTTACGTTTCGCCAGATATGGTTCCGAAGCTTCAATCTGAGGGGGGAGCGCTTAAGCTAGGAGGGGAGAAGTTATGGATTACGGCGCTCTTTACCGATATCGCTGACTTTACAACCATAAGTGAGGGCATGCCCGCCGAAAAGACATCGGAGATGCTCAACGCCTACTTCACCGAGGTGGTCGAGGTTGTATTTAAGAATCAGGGTACGCTGCTTAAGTTTATTGGGGATGCGATCTTTGCGATCTGGGGAGCTCCGATAAAGCTCCCTAACCATGCAGAGCTAGCGATTAAAGCCGCCATCTCAATCCAGAAGGAGCTAGCGAAGTTTAACGCCACACAACGCTTCCCAGCTCTCTTGACCCGTATCGGTATTCACACTGGGCCGATGCTGGTCGGAAATCTAGGCTCGCAAAAGCGCTTTGATTACACAGCGATCGGGGACTCTGTTAATCTAGCATCCCGTGTCGAGGGACTTAATAAGTACTTCGGCACGAGTATCCTTTTGACCGATGCAACTATAAAGGATGCTGGTGGCTTTGCGGGGGCCGTGCCGATCGCTACCGTTAGGGTAAAGGGTAGGACGGAGCCAGTTCGGCTCTTTACTGTCTTCGACCCCCCACTTGAGCCGGGGGTTATTGCTGACTGGAATGGGGCGCTGGCTTTATTCAGCGCTGCAAAATTTCCCGAATGCTGTGAGCTGTTTGCCAAGATAGCGCTGCAGGATGGACGTCTGGCTAAAACACTATCGTTGTACAAAGGTGAGTCAGAAGAGCTTCGATCGGTTAATCTTCCACAAGGCTGGGCTGGAGAGTTGGATTTTGAGGTTAAGTAA
- a CDS encoding tetratricopeptide repeat protein, protein MNRIILAAIIICAVTVTPQGAVAQESVAKVFSLQGSATIVRNGALLPVSEGFAIISGDEVRVGEPGRIAMELTDGSYVRLPSGSMMRFPEKGDSLNLLEGALQFFSHSEHHPEVITEHVTAAIRGTEFSVTTDKNQTAISMVSGSLDGVSPMGRAALAAGQGARFARNKPPELFTIISSQHSVQWSLFVPFLPSTEPGALPEPGQKVVKSKDPCAPDNVQRGRMLVSSGDPEGGAALLESCVASYSSTPAHALATASLALVRLAQGDKNAAEGLSSRAILATPDSATARLARSFVLQERGDLEGALALIKGGATLNDDNLRAREAELQFMFGNVSAAKQLLEGIPDRSWYAEAIYGFVLLGDRSFDQAERAFKRAIQAEPGAALPHAGLGIVSFNKGELAEARKDFERATVLEPARAMYRSYLAKDYFEDNNYSAANPEYERAIQLDPNDPTPYLYRSFMRVAENNLIGALDDLGKVRELSDKRDVYRSSFLLDQDSAVQAASIGRVYQQLGFKERGRVEAVTALTDNYQNASAHRLLSETQEDLFAADTILSERRMANLFAPLSINVVDSIGTGVSLNEYSQLLERDGWRTAVNSFYDSQNDTMKSGVLSAYKNENMVLGLSADGVGRNGITEDPRASAGNIGFSLQSQPSWSERFLLEGRGIITNESDSFESRNALNGHLSAAWLHRFSATTTAILNSTYDRERAQRHLPINPSNPEAQDNYLVTTIFDNISETTNELLQSDKRDNRYETNVVNEAQLISDHGDVSSILTYRNTATDIDAYDQTSTQLEFADGTSLDIPLESAGPVNLNGNSVSYLGDLTIQDGLHLNFGGEFESIEFAQDPRLPPYIPNSLSQSLWSPKAGIVYKPDQTLIFRTGYGESLGKGTNTDLTSIEPTLIGGITQRYNDLPGTKAQTFGVGLDLHPRKSTFYGAEWTKRWLDLLQQDTEYDITIDFDTSVITRGVSAGDPYSTTSGQDFVSAYIYEVLSEHLVAGLDYRFAMQDIAGDDRYTTNDHRGKAFSRYFFTHGVFLQGSSTYRYQRENSYDQGGSNSDNAMLFGAGIGYRLPTRGGILLLDVQNIFGENIDINQASYFNEPVFSEPTVALTANFNF, encoded by the coding sequence GTGAACCGTATTATACTAGCTGCTATAATCATCTGCGCCGTTACTGTAACGCCCCAAGGGGCTGTCGCTCAAGAATCGGTCGCTAAGGTGTTCTCCCTGCAGGGCAGTGCAACGATTGTGCGAAACGGGGCGCTACTGCCTGTTAGTGAGGGGTTTGCAATCATATCGGGAGATGAGGTTCGGGTTGGCGAACCAGGGCGTATCGCCATGGAGCTAACGGACGGCTCCTACGTTCGGCTTCCTTCGGGTAGCATGATGAGGTTCCCTGAGAAGGGGGACTCCCTTAATCTTCTCGAAGGAGCGTTGCAATTCTTTAGTCACTCCGAGCACCATCCGGAGGTGATTACCGAGCACGTTACTGCGGCTATTAGGGGAACTGAGTTCTCTGTAACGACCGACAAAAATCAAACCGCTATCTCGATGGTCTCTGGCTCCCTTGACGGTGTTAGCCCTATGGGTCGAGCAGCACTCGCTGCGGGGCAGGGGGCGCGTTTTGCCCGTAATAAGCCACCAGAGCTGTTTACCATAATATCATCACAGCATTCCGTTCAGTGGAGCCTCTTCGTGCCGTTCCTGCCTAGCACAGAACCGGGAGCTCTCCCGGAGCCTGGCCAAAAGGTTGTCAAAAGCAAAGATCCCTGCGCCCCAGATAATGTGCAAAGGGGCCGCATGTTGGTTTCAAGTGGAGATCCAGAGGGCGGCGCTGCGTTACTAGAGTCTTGCGTAGCGAGCTATTCTAGCACCCCTGCACACGCCCTTGCGACTGCGAGCCTAGCCCTTGTGCGGCTAGCACAGGGCGATAAAAACGCTGCTGAGGGGCTTTCCAGCCGAGCTATTCTAGCAACCCCTGATTCGGCTACGGCGAGGCTAGCGCGTTCCTTCGTTCTTCAGGAGCGTGGAGATCTAGAGGGTGCCCTAGCTCTTATAAAAGGGGGTGCTACGCTCAACGACGATAACCTTCGTGCGCGTGAGGCCGAGCTGCAATTTATGTTCGGCAACGTAAGTGCTGCGAAGCAGCTCCTTGAAGGCATACCTGATCGCTCCTGGTACGCCGAGGCCATCTACGGCTTCGTATTACTGGGTGATAGATCGTTTGATCAGGCCGAACGGGCCTTTAAGAGGGCTATTCAAGCCGAGCCTGGGGCTGCTCTACCTCACGCTGGTCTCGGTATAGTTTCATTCAATAAAGGAGAGCTCGCGGAAGCTCGCAAAGATTTTGAGCGTGCTACGGTATTAGAGCCAGCACGCGCCATGTACCGCAGCTACCTTGCAAAAGACTACTTTGAGGATAATAACTACTCAGCGGCTAATCCGGAGTATGAGCGCGCAATTCAACTAGATCCAAACGATCCGACCCCCTATCTTTACCGCAGCTTTATGCGCGTGGCAGAGAATAATCTGATCGGTGCCCTTGATGATCTAGGTAAAGTACGAGAGCTTTCAGACAAGCGGGACGTTTATCGCTCCAGCTTTTTACTCGACCAGGATAGCGCCGTACAGGCCGCCTCTATCGGGCGGGTTTATCAACAGTTAGGTTTTAAGGAGAGGGGGCGTGTAGAGGCCGTAACTGCTCTCACCGATAACTATCAGAACGCGAGTGCGCATCGACTTCTCTCCGAGACGCAGGAGGACCTCTTTGCTGCTGACACGATCCTATCAGAGCGACGCATGGCGAACCTCTTTGCGCCGCTCAGTATCAACGTAGTCGACTCGATCGGCACCGGGGTATCTCTCAATGAATATTCGCAACTTCTTGAGCGGGACGGCTGGAGAACCGCCGTTAACTCATTCTATGATTCGCAGAACGACACCATGAAGAGCGGAGTGTTGAGCGCCTACAAGAATGAAAATATGGTCCTAGGGCTAAGCGCTGACGGTGTTGGCCGAAACGGCATCACCGAGGACCCGCGTGCCTCTGCCGGCAATATCGGCTTTTCGCTACAGAGCCAACCTAGTTGGAGCGAGCGTTTCTTACTGGAGGGGCGCGGGATTATAACGAACGAGTCGGACTCCTTTGAGAGTCGCAATGCTCTGAACGGTCACCTGAGTGCTGCGTGGCTGCACCGCTTCTCGGCAACGACAACTGCTATACTTAATTCGACCTACGATCGGGAGCGAGCTCAGCGCCATCTTCCGATTAATCCGAGCAATCCAGAGGCGCAGGATAACTATTTAGTTACAACGATCTTCGACAACATCTCTGAAACCACCAATGAGCTGCTGCAATCGGATAAGCGCGACAATCGTTACGAAACAAACGTTGTGAACGAGGCGCAGCTCATCTCTGATCACGGAGATGTTTCTTCTATACTGACCTATCGAAATACGGCGACCGATATCGATGCCTACGATCAAACAAGCACACAGCTTGAGTTTGCCGATGGCACTAGCCTTGATATCCCCCTTGAGAGTGCGGGGCCGGTCAACTTAAATGGTAATTCGGTCTCGTATCTGGGCGATCTTACTATTCAGGATGGCCTTCACCTTAATTTCGGCGGCGAGTTTGAGTCGATAGAGTTTGCACAGGACCCGCGCCTTCCTCCATATATACCTAACTCCCTTAGCCAGTCTTTATGGAGCCCCAAGGCAGGTATCGTATACAAGCCGGACCAAACCCTGATCTTCAGAACCGGTTACGGCGAGTCGCTCGGTAAGGGCACCAACACAGACCTCACCAGTATCGAGCCGACATTAATCGGCGGCATTACGCAGCGCTACAACGACCTTCCCGGCACAAAGGCGCAAACGTTCGGTGTTGGGCTAGATCTTCATCCCCGTAAGAGCACCTTCTACGGGGCAGAATGGACTAAACGGTGGCTCGATCTCTTACAGCAGGATACGGAGTACGATATTACTATAGACTTTGATACCTCCGTTATTACGAGGGGGGTTTCGGCTGGCGATCCTTACTCTACTACTAGTGGGCAGGATTTTGTGTCGGCCTATATCTACGAGGTTCTTAGTGAGCATCTAGTAGCCGGGCTCGATTACCGCTTTGCGATGCAGGATATTGCGGGGGACGATAGGTATACGACCAACGATCACCGTGGTAAGGCCTTCTCACGCTACTTTTTCACGCACGGGGTATTCCTGCAGGGCTCCTCGACATACCGCTACCAGCGCGAGAATAGCTACGACCAGGGGGGCTCGAATAGCGATAACGCGATGTTATTCGGGGCCGGTATCGGGTATAGGCTTCCAACCAGGGGCGGTATTTTACTGCTAGATGTGCAGAACATCTTTGGGGAGAATATAGATATTAATCAGGCTTCATACTTTAATGAGCCTGTATTTAGCGAACCAACCGTAGCGTTAACGGCTAATTTCAACTTCTAA
- a CDS encoding NAD-dependent epimerase/dehydratase family protein has protein sequence MAIDLDIPTGSSVLVTGASGYTGQVLTRKLVALGFRVRAVARTNSNLKPLEDLPIEWIRGEVYDPQVTEQAVAGVEYLFHVAAAYREAKISDETYYKVHVESTKLLAQALNGSPNFKRFVHVSTVGVHGHIEEPPADESYRFDPGDIYQRTKAEGELWIAEYARSTGLPITIVRPAAIYGPGDRRLLKLFKLAGKPIFPLFGAKQGFYHLIHVEDLTDIFITAALHPEALGQAFIAGNPSPTRLEDIVRTIASELNNKRLCFLRLPAWPLFLAADLCEALCKPFGIEPPLYRRRVAFFTKDRAFDTSKLQKRLGYRYTVDVEAGLRNTSRWYREQGWL, from the coding sequence ATGGCGATCGATCTCGATATCCCTACCGGGAGTAGTGTGCTTGTGACCGGAGCTTCTGGGTATACCGGACAGGTGTTGACCCGTAAGCTTGTAGCGCTCGGTTTTCGGGTGCGCGCCGTTGCGCGTACTAACTCAAACCTTAAGCCGCTAGAGGATCTACCGATTGAGTGGATACGGGGTGAGGTCTACGATCCTCAGGTCACCGAGCAAGCGGTAGCGGGCGTTGAGTACCTCTTTCACGTCGCTGCGGCTTACAGAGAGGCTAAGATCTCGGATGAAACCTACTACAAGGTGCACGTAGAGAGCACGAAGCTCTTGGCGCAGGCTCTTAATGGCTCGCCAAACTTTAAAAGGTTCGTGCACGTTTCAACTGTTGGGGTGCATGGTCATATCGAGGAGCCTCCGGCGGATGAATCGTATCGTTTCGATCCTGGCGATATCTATCAACGCACCAAAGCTGAAGGGGAGCTCTGGATAGCGGAGTATGCGCGCAGTACCGGATTGCCTATAACTATAGTTCGACCGGCTGCGATCTACGGCCCAGGTGACAGACGGCTTCTAAAGCTCTTTAAACTCGCAGGCAAGCCGATATTCCCACTCTTTGGCGCGAAACAGGGGTTCTATCACCTGATTCATGTAGAGGATCTGACGGATATCTTTATTACTGCGGCGCTGCATCCAGAAGCCCTTGGCCAAGCCTTTATCGCCGGTAATCCGAGTCCTACTCGACTAGAAGATATAGTGCGTACGATAGCATCGGAGCTTAATAATAAGCGCCTCTGCTTTCTTAGGCTACCAGCCTGGCCCCTTTTTCTAGCAGCCGATCTATGCGAGGCGCTCTGCAAGCCGTTTGGAATCGAGCCCCCGCTTTATCGTCGTCGTGTTGCCTTTTTTACCAAGGACCGAGCCTTCGACACCTCTAAGCTTCAGAAGCGCCTCGGCTATCGCTACACCGTTGATGTTGAAGCGGGGCTACGAAATACCTCGCGGTGGTACCGTGAGCAGGGCTGGTTATAG
- a CDS encoding DNA recombination protein RmuC, translated as MPISFFLSVALFGALIGATIMWLVMRMKQVAQEACLTERLAQQELRYQEQLAIFQDAEDKLSDSFKALSAEALKTNSEQFTRQFGDTARALLEQLGGSSKAQVDTGHKLLETIGRSIADKIIEVDRSVKEIHKNRISTDAQLQKQLESISSTSERVGSETAKLHNILTNSRVQGVWGQNELRSVVENAGMLEHSDFFEQETVSGLDGQYRPDLRVRLPNGFNVIIDAKAPMQAYYDAATATDAQLRKSKLKEHAAAVKAHIREMARRNYPAIAAFAPALEYTVIFLPSESLFFGALEGGDDLLRFAEQHKVVITTPLSLMAFLRAVACGWTQVAVQENAQEIQRLGQELHKRIGRFMAGFARVGRGLDTVVKSYNDTVGMRRNLDSSLNRFQELGAGDGSLLEAGADIPSDVRIFEVEEESLRELLGP; from the coding sequence ATGCCCATTTCATTTTTCCTAAGTGTGGCTCTATTTGGCGCCCTTATCGGCGCAACCATAATGTGGCTTGTGATGCGCATGAAGCAAGTGGCGCAGGAGGCCTGCCTTACCGAGCGTCTTGCGCAACAGGAGCTGCGCTACCAGGAGCAGCTAGCGATATTTCAGGACGCCGAGGACAAACTAAGCGATTCCTTTAAAGCGCTCTCCGCCGAGGCTCTTAAAACCAACTCAGAGCAGTTCACAAGACAGTTTGGGGATACGGCGCGTGCGCTTTTAGAGCAGCTTGGTGGCTCCTCTAAGGCGCAGGTCGACACGGGCCATAAACTACTCGAGACGATCGGCAGATCTATCGCTGACAAGATTATTGAAGTCGATAGAAGTGTTAAGGAGATCCACAAAAACAGGATCTCAACCGATGCCCAGCTGCAGAAGCAACTAGAGAGCATCAGCAGCACTAGCGAGCGGGTTGGAAGCGAGACCGCAAAGCTCCATAATATACTGACTAACTCAAGGGTGCAGGGGGTCTGGGGACAGAACGAGCTGCGCAGCGTAGTTGAGAACGCCGGCATGCTGGAGCACTCTGATTTTTTTGAGCAAGAAACGGTCAGTGGCCTTGATGGTCAATACCGTCCAGATCTACGGGTCAGGCTTCCAAATGGCTTTAACGTTATTATAGACGCCAAGGCCCCGATGCAAGCCTACTACGATGCTGCAACGGCCACCGATGCGCAGCTTCGTAAGAGCAAGCTCAAGGAGCACGCTGCGGCTGTTAAGGCTCACATTAGGGAGATGGCGCGCAGGAACTATCCTGCGATAGCGGCCTTTGCGCCCGCCCTGGAGTACACCGTTATCTTTCTTCCGAGTGAGAGTCTTTTCTTTGGGGCGTTAGAGGGCGGCGATGACCTGCTACGCTTTGCAGAGCAACATAAGGTGGTAATTACAACCCCACTAAGCTTAATGGCCTTTCTGCGCGCGGTTGCCTGTGGCTGGACCCAGGTTGCGGTACAGGAGAACGCCCAGGAGATTCAACGGCTCGGCCAGGAGCTACATAAGCGCATAGGGCGCTTTATGGCGGGCTTTGCTAGGGTCGGAAGGGGGTTGGATACGGTCGTTAAAAGTTATAACGACACGGTCGGTATGCGCCGCAACCTAGACAGCTCCTTAAATCGATTTCAGGAGCTCGGTGCTGGGGATGGAAGCCTACTAGAGGCGGGCGCGGATATCCCAAGCGATGTGCGCATCTTTGAAGTGGAAGAGGAGTCCTTACGCGAGCTCCTCGGCCCCTAA